The Desulfuromonas versatilis genome has a segment encoding these proteins:
- a CDS encoding ABC transporter substrate-binding protein → MSPERPLRRFCLLAAAALLLGAAAGRAAEPYPSIAMFEWQPDGAVESGFRDGVQKHHPDARFYVYNAAGDQTLLSHYLETALQRRHDLYYVSGTAAAAPLLARVREVPVVFTMVQDPVDAGLIASWESSENNATGISNRVPVLNQLKALKQIVPFTRLGVVYNPGNPDSRQQLRELERLQPFLGFALEKFPVTAPQQAADLPLQRRRGLEAIYLTRDPLLERLGQRLLEQVHQAGLPSLAADMSLVTRKGALLGLVPDEYRIGRLAALNALEALEGTAPTAIPSRSLDFFMVAVNMQTARRLGVQIPLSLLVIADTIVR, encoded by the coding sequence ATGAGCCCTGAGCGGCCCCTGCGCCGGTTCTGCCTGCTGGCCGCGGCCGCGCTGCTGCTCGGGGCCGCGGCCGGGCGGGCCGCCGAGCCCTATCCGAGCATCGCCATGTTCGAATGGCAGCCCGACGGGGCCGTGGAGAGCGGGTTTCGCGACGGGGTGCAGAAGCACCATCCCGATGCCCGCTTCTACGTCTACAACGCCGCCGGGGACCAAACGCTGCTCAGCCACTACCTGGAGACGGCCCTGCAGCGGCGCCACGACCTCTACTACGTCTCCGGGACTGCGGCCGCGGCCCCGCTGCTCGCGAGGGTGCGGGAAGTCCCGGTGGTCTTCACCATGGTCCAGGATCCCGTCGACGCCGGGCTGATCGCCAGCTGGGAATCCTCGGAGAACAACGCCACCGGGATCAGCAACCGGGTCCCGGTGCTCAACCAGCTCAAGGCCCTCAAGCAGATCGTCCCCTTCACCCGGCTCGGGGTGGTCTACAACCCCGGCAACCCCGACTCGCGCCAGCAGCTGCGCGAGTTGGAGAGGCTGCAGCCGTTTCTCGGCTTTGCCCTGGAGAAATTCCCGGTGACCGCTCCCCAGCAGGCCGCTGACCTCCCCCTGCAGCGCCGCCGCGGGCTGGAGGCGATCTACCTGACCCGCGACCCGCTGCTCGAGCGCCTCGGCCAGCGCCTGCTCGAGCAGGTCCACCAGGCCGGGCTCCCCTCCCTGGCCGCCGACATGAGCCTGGTGACCCGCAAGGGGGCCCTGCTCGGCCTGGTCCCCGACGAATACCGCATCGGCCGGCTGGCCGCCCTCAACGCCCTGGAGGCCCTCGAGGGGACCGCCCCCACCGCCATCCCCAGCCGCTCCCTCGATTTCTTCATGGTCGCGGTCAACATGCAGACCGCCCGCCGCCTCGGCGTGCAGATCCCCCTCTCCCTGCTGGTCATCGCGGATACCATCGTCAGGTAG
- a CDS encoding TRAP transporter permease: MTEAKGTRPQDDKLESDQGEALAVQRKLTAFPAKFVFVVGVLMSLAHIWFNTFGVISEIQRNAVHYAFVLLLGFVFYPLSKKKPDQTLPIDFLLALLGLVAGFYLIFFEDALHARNEVPILRDLIFAGLAIVLLIELTRRCTGLLIPFLAIFFLSYVTFLGKHFSGLLQFRGVTIERLFYRMYFAPDGIFGTIASISSTYVFLFILFGAFLLKSGAGDFVLKLAMSLMGRTVGGPAKMAVVASGLMGSISGSAVANTVGTGSLTIPLMKRTGFRPHFAAAVEAAASTGGQLMPPIMGAGAFIMAEWTQIPYLKIIGIATIPAIMYFSSVIFFVHLRARRRGLTPPKDEEIPRAREVLREGWHFLIPIGLLIGLLMYGYTPTYSASIATLAVVAASWLRKESRMGLADVAEALFLGAKNMVSTAVVLLCAGIIVGVVLMTGMGTTFSIIAMDLSGGHLFVMILLVALASLILGMGLPVTASYIVLAVLVAPAMQMMGVSLVAAHMLIFWYSQDANVTPPVCLAAYTAAGIAGSKPLQTGMEAWKLAKGLYLIPLLFCYTPILFEGPLWLVAEATASGMVGLFSFAILSEGFFFREVNWPLRIGFGVVTVLMFWPGYLTNAAGFGLFLALAAVQKLGGGRQSAAA, from the coding sequence ATGACGGAAGCCAAAGGGACCCGACCGCAGGACGACAAACTTGAATCCGACCAGGGCGAGGCCCTCGCCGTACAGCGCAAGCTGACCGCCTTCCCCGCGAAGTTCGTGTTCGTGGTCGGCGTCCTCATGTCGCTGGCGCACATCTGGTTCAACACCTTCGGGGTGATCTCCGAGATCCAGCGCAACGCCGTGCACTACGCCTTCGTGCTGCTGCTCGGCTTCGTCTTCTACCCCCTGTCGAAGAAAAAGCCCGACCAGACCCTGCCCATCGATTTTCTGCTCGCCCTGCTCGGGCTGGTGGCCGGCTTCTACCTGATCTTCTTCGAGGACGCCCTGCACGCCCGCAACGAGGTGCCGATCCTGCGCGACCTGATCTTCGCCGGCCTGGCCATCGTCCTGCTGATCGAGCTGACCCGCCGCTGCACCGGGCTGCTGATCCCCTTTCTGGCGATCTTCTTCCTCAGCTACGTGACCTTTCTCGGCAAGCATTTCAGCGGCCTGCTGCAGTTTCGCGGGGTGACCATCGAGCGGCTGTTCTACCGGATGTATTTCGCCCCGGACGGCATCTTCGGCACCATCGCCAGCATCAGCTCGACCTACGTCTTTCTCTTCATCCTCTTCGGCGCCTTCTTGCTCAAGTCGGGAGCGGGCGATTTTGTGCTGAAACTGGCCATGTCGCTGATGGGCCGCACCGTGGGCGGCCCGGCCAAGATGGCGGTGGTGGCCAGCGGCCTGATGGGGAGCATCTCGGGGAGCGCCGTGGCCAACACCGTGGGCACCGGCTCGCTGACCATCCCGCTGATGAAGCGCACCGGCTTCCGGCCCCACTTCGCCGCGGCCGTCGAAGCGGCCGCCTCCACCGGCGGCCAGCTGATGCCGCCGATCATGGGCGCCGGCGCCTTCATCATGGCCGAGTGGACCCAGATCCCCTACCTGAAGATCATCGGCATCGCCACCATCCCGGCGATCATGTACTTCTCCTCGGTGATCTTTTTCGTCCACCTGCGCGCCCGGCGCCGCGGCCTGACTCCGCCGAAGGACGAGGAGATCCCCCGCGCCCGCGAGGTGCTGCGCGAGGGGTGGCATTTCCTGATCCCCATCGGGTTGCTGATCGGCCTGCTGATGTACGGCTACACCCCGACCTACTCGGCCTCCATCGCCACCCTTGCCGTGGTCGCGGCCAGCTGGCTGCGCAAGGAGAGCCGCATGGGGCTCGCCGACGTGGCCGAGGCGCTGTTTCTCGGCGCCAAGAACATGGTCTCCACCGCGGTGGTGCTGCTCTGCGCCGGGATCATCGTCGGCGTGGTGCTGATGACCGGCATGGGGACCACGTTTTCGATCATCGCCATGGACCTCTCCGGCGGCCACCTGTTCGTGATGATCCTGCTGGTGGCGCTGGCCTCGCTGATCCTCGGCATGGGCCTGCCGGTGACCGCCTCCTACATCGTGCTGGCGGTGCTGGTGGCGCCGGCCATGCAGATGATGGGGGTCAGCCTGGTTGCCGCCCACATGCTGATCTTCTGGTACAGCCAGGACGCCAACGTCACCCCGCCGGTCTGCCTGGCCGCCTACACCGCCGCGGGCATCGCCGGCAGCAAGCCGCTGCAGACCGGCATGGAAGCCTGGAAACTGGCCAAGGGGCTGTACCTGATCCCGCTGCTGTTCTGCTACACGCCGATCCTCTTCGAGGGCCCGCTGTGGCTGGTGGCCGAGGCGACCGCCTCGGGGATGGTCGGGCTGTTCTCCTTCGCCATTCTCTCGGAAGGGTTTTTCTTCCGCGAGGTAAACTGGCCGCTGCGCATCGGCTTCGGCGTGGTCACGGTGCTGATGTTCTGGCCGGGCTACCTCACCAACGCCGCCGGTTTCGGCCTGTTTTTGGCGTTGGCGGCGGTGCAGAAGCTGGGCGGGGGCAGGCAGAGCGCGGCGGCTTGA
- a CDS encoding sigma-54-dependent transcriptional regulator — protein sequence MATILIADDEKVLAQSLGMLFRDEGHQVGVALSGRDALRLAAENPPDVMLLDLRLPDMSGLEVLSEVRRTQPEAMVIMMTAHGDTATVVDAVKRGAFHYLNKPFELQEILLLVGKALEQQKLREEVTFLRERRHPAEGLEEMVGNCPAMQEVFRKVRLVAAAGDSAVLITGESGTGKELVAGALHRLSERSAHPFVELNCAAIPENLLESELFGFEKGAFTDAQQRKKGLFELAGQGTLFLDEIGEMPPHLQAKLLRFLEKRSFRRLGGTTDIQVGARIVAATNRDLRELVRQGRFREDLFYRLNVIPVHLPPLRERGSDTLALAGHFLAHFSRRLGRPVKRLAPAAEKAFLAYRWPGNIRELKNIVERLVILCPSEVIPVEQLPAEIRAGEGGPPMAGAFHIDEHLLGVERQLVLAALEEALGKKGLAAERLGISRHAFKRKLQKLGLGGEDEDEP from the coding sequence ATGGCAACCATTCTGATCGCCGACGATGAAAAGGTGCTGGCCCAGTCCCTCGGCATGCTGTTTCGCGACGAGGGGCACCAGGTGGGCGTGGCCCTGAGCGGCCGCGACGCCCTGCGGCTGGCCGCGGAAAACCCGCCCGACGTCATGCTGCTCGATTTGCGCCTGCCCGACATGAGCGGCCTGGAGGTGCTCAGCGAGGTGCGCCGCACCCAGCCCGAGGCGATGGTCATCATGATGACCGCCCACGGCGACACCGCCACGGTGGTCGATGCGGTCAAGCGGGGGGCCTTTCACTACCTCAACAAGCCCTTCGAGCTGCAGGAGATCCTGCTGCTGGTCGGCAAGGCGCTGGAGCAGCAGAAGCTGCGCGAAGAGGTGACCTTTCTGCGCGAACGCCGCCATCCCGCCGAGGGGCTGGAGGAGATGGTGGGCAACTGCCCGGCGATGCAGGAGGTGTTTCGCAAGGTGCGCCTGGTGGCCGCGGCCGGCGACAGCGCGGTGCTGATCACCGGCGAGAGCGGCACCGGCAAGGAGCTGGTGGCCGGGGCCCTGCACCGGCTCAGCGAGCGGAGCGCGCACCCCTTTGTCGAGCTCAACTGCGCGGCGATCCCGGAGAACCTGCTGGAGAGCGAGCTGTTCGGCTTCGAAAAGGGCGCCTTCACCGACGCCCAGCAGCGCAAAAAGGGGCTGTTCGAACTGGCGGGCCAGGGCACCCTGTTTCTCGACGAGATCGGCGAGATGCCCCCGCACCTGCAGGCCAAGCTGCTGCGTTTTCTGGAAAAACGCAGCTTCCGCCGGCTCGGCGGCACCACCGACATCCAGGTGGGCGCCCGCATCGTCGCCGCCACCAACCGCGACCTGCGCGAGCTGGTGCGCCAGGGGCGCTTCCGCGAGGACCTCTTCTACCGGCTCAACGTCATCCCGGTCCACCTGCCGCCGCTGCGCGAGCGCGGCAGCGACACCCTGGCCCTGGCCGGGCACTTTCTCGCCCATTTCTCGCGGCGCCTCGGCCGGCCGGTCAAGCGGCTGGCCCCGGCGGCGGAGAAGGCCTTTCTGGCCTATCGCTGGCCGGGCAATATCCGCGAGCTGAAGAACATCGTCGAGCGGCTGGTCATCCTCTGCCCCAGCGAAGTGATCCCCGTCGAGCAGCTGCCGGCGGAGATCCGCGCCGGCGAGGGCGGGCCGCCGATGGCCGGCGCCTTCCACATCGACGAGCACCTGCTGGGGGTGGAGCGGCAGCTGGTTTTGGCCGCGCTCGAAGAGGCGCTGGGGAAAAAGGGGCTGGCCGCCGAACGGCTGGGGATCAGCCGCCATGCCTTCAAGCGCAAGCTGCAGAAGCTCGGCCTGGGCGGGGAGGATGAGGATGAGCCCTGA
- a CDS encoding TAXI family TRAP transporter solute-binding subunit, with amino-acid sequence MLKSLASKLLTLALAATLLVAAQTPVQAAKSLIIATATTGGTYYPVGVAIGTLISVKLASSDGITATAINSAGSGENVQMLKNNECDLAILQGLYGAEAYHGKGSYAGDPMQKMAGITMLWQNVEHFALLSKYAKTGTAADLKGLNEKFSIGKRGSGTEGSGRVILGALGIEPDKDFTTEYLGYNPSVDAMQDGRIAGGNIPAGVPVSAITQMYAMLGDKGTVLDFTDEQLAAINGDVELWTRFVIPPDTYPGQKKPINTIAQPNLLVASSELDEETVYKITKTIYENLPFLNNIHGATKAMALEKAIGGMPMPLHPGAVKYYQEAGVKIPEKLLPKK; translated from the coding sequence ATGCTGAAATCCCTCGCAAGCAAGCTTCTCACCCTGGCCCTCGCCGCGACCCTGCTGGTGGCGGCGCAAACGCCGGTGCAGGCGGCCAAGTCGCTGATCATCGCCACCGCCACCACCGGCGGCACCTACTACCCGGTCGGGGTGGCCATCGGCACCCTGATCAGCGTCAAGCTCGCCTCCAGCGACGGCATCACCGCCACCGCCATCAACTCGGCCGGCTCCGGCGAGAACGTGCAGATGCTCAAGAACAACGAATGCGACCTGGCCATCCTGCAGGGGCTCTACGGCGCCGAAGCCTACCACGGCAAGGGCTCCTACGCCGGCGACCCGATGCAGAAGATGGCCGGCATCACCATGCTCTGGCAGAACGTGGAGCACTTCGCCCTGCTCTCCAAGTACGCCAAGACCGGCACCGCCGCCGACCTCAAGGGGCTGAACGAGAAATTCTCCATCGGCAAGCGCGGCAGCGGCACCGAGGGCTCGGGCCGGGTGATCCTCGGCGCCCTGGGGATCGAGCCGGACAAGGACTTCACCACCGAGTACCTCGGCTACAACCCTTCGGTGGACGCCATGCAGGACGGGCGCATCGCCGGGGGTAACATCCCCGCCGGGGTTCCGGTTTCGGCCATCACCCAGATGTACGCCATGCTCGGCGACAAGGGGACCGTGCTCGACTTCACCGACGAGCAGCTCGCCGCCATCAACGGCGACGTCGAGCTGTGGACCCGCTTCGTGATCCCCCCGGACACCTACCCCGGGCAGAAGAAGCCGATCAACACCATCGCCCAGCCCAACCTGCTGGTCGCCTCCAGCGAGTTGGACGAGGAGACGGTCTACAAGATCACCAAGACCATCTACGAGAACCTCCCCTTCCTCAACAACATCCACGGCGCCACCAAGGCCATGGCCCTGGAAAAGGCCATCGGCGGCATGCCGATGCCCCTGCACCCCGGCGCCGTGAAGTACTACCAGGAAGCCGGGGTCAAGATCCCCGAGAAGCTTCTGCCCAAGAAGTAA